A DNA window from Niabella yanshanensis contains the following coding sequences:
- a CDS encoding RDD family protein has translation MTEPTSNFSYQGESNLFNTHPTVVYAGFWERFAAIFIDGIILYAIGRVIQMIIGAPDTEELMAMSQNEGFGSTMSAAYFSTSNLLSLVINWLYMALMISGPWQATLGKRALGIKVTSLNGERISFLNATGRYFATILSTIILLIGYFMMLWDDKKQTLHDKLAGTLVVKGK, from the coding sequence ATGACCGAACCAACAAGCAATTTCTCCTACCAGGGAGAGTCTAACCTGTTCAATACTCACCCCACCGTTGTTTATGCAGGATTCTGGGAAAGATTTGCCGCTATTTTTATCGATGGAATCATCTTATACGCAATAGGCCGCGTGATACAAATGATAATTGGAGCCCCTGATACCGAAGAACTGATGGCTATGAGTCAGAATGAAGGTTTTGGATCCACGATGTCGGCGGCTTATTTCAGCACATCGAACTTACTTTCTTTAGTAATTAACTGGCTATACATGGCCCTGATGATCTCTGGTCCCTGGCAGGCTACTCTGGGTAAAAGAGCTTTAGGCATTAAGGTTACCAGCTTAAACGGTGAACGTATATCTTTCTTAAACGCTACTGGCCGCTATTTTGCCACTATACTATCAACAATTATCTTACTTATAGGATATTTCATGATGTTATGGGATGATAAGAAACAAACCCTGCACGATAAACTGGCAGGCACGCTGGTGGTAAAAGGGAAATAA
- a CDS encoding DUF4197 domain-containing protein: MRRLLFVFALSSTFFFSGCDTLKNVAGTLSNFEIAQGLKEALTQGLFSGFDAFANPNQGNALVRFAFPGEAAKIEKTLRDLGLTQVVNNVTAKYTNAMSLAVQKAKPIFLNSVKNMSIGDAAGILLSGNKNAATQYFKSAMSPQLMTAFRPIVDSTVRTTGAGNEYNTLAKAYNSIPLISKKLEPSLNEFIAARAVDAMFLYVADKEADIRSNLSARTTPLLQRVFGYADLQAGNRATTN, translated from the coding sequence ATGAGAAGACTATTATTTGTTTTTGCGCTGAGCAGCACTTTTTTCTTTTCCGGCTGTGACACATTGAAAAATGTAGCCGGTACACTTTCCAATTTTGAAATAGCACAGGGTTTAAAAGAAGCCTTAACGCAGGGCCTGTTTAGTGGCTTTGATGCATTTGCCAATCCTAACCAGGGTAATGCATTGGTTCGTTTTGCTTTTCCCGGCGAAGCCGCAAAAATTGAAAAGACCTTGCGCGACCTGGGACTGACACAGGTAGTGAATAATGTAACGGCCAAGTACACCAATGCCATGTCACTGGCGGTGCAAAAAGCCAAACCTATATTTCTAAACTCAGTAAAAAACATGAGTATAGGAGATGCTGCGGGCATTTTATTAAGCGGGAACAAAAATGCAGCCACCCAGTATTTCAAAAGCGCTATGAGTCCACAACTCATGACAGCCTTTCGCCCGATTGTAGATAGTACGGTACGTACCACCGGGGCTGGAAATGAATACAACACTTTAGCAAAAGCGTACAATTCTATTCCATTGATCAGCAAAAAACTGGAACCCAGCCTCAATGAGTTTATTGCGGCCAGGGCGGTAGATGCTATGTTTCTTTATGTAGCTGATAAGGAAGCAGATATCCGGTCCAATCTTTCGGCGCGTACTACCCCGTTATTGCAGCGGGTTTTCGGCTATGCCGACTTGCAGGCAGGAAATCGTGCTACAACGAATTAA
- a CDS encoding YqgE/AlgH family protein, protein MIEPASGTLLIANPHLDDPNFLRTVVFLCEHSEEGSFGFVLNRKLDYAIEELVPELEDFKIPVFEGGPVELNTLHFLHQYPDAIPGGKEIGEGLFWGGEFDKVIELINSRTADLNKIRFFLGYSGWSGGQLQAEMEERTWIVAPAPAKFIFSGNEKELWKDVLKDLGGEYELIINAPLDPRMN, encoded by the coding sequence ATGATAGAACCCGCCAGTGGAACATTATTAATAGCGAATCCGCATTTGGACGATCCCAACTTCTTAAGAACAGTTGTATTTCTTTGTGAGCACAGTGAAGAAGGCAGTTTTGGGTTTGTGCTGAACCGGAAATTAGATTATGCCATAGAGGAGCTGGTACCGGAACTGGAAGACTTTAAAATACCTGTTTTCGAGGGAGGGCCTGTTGAGCTTAACACGCTGCACTTTTTACATCAATACCCTGATGCTATTCCGGGCGGCAAAGAAATAGGGGAAGGGCTTTTTTGGGGTGGAGAATTTGATAAAGTAATCGAATTGATCAACTCACGTACCGCCGACCTTAATAAAATAAGATTTTTTCTCGGCTATAGCGGCTGGAGTGGCGGCCAGTTACAGGCTGAGATGGAAGAGAGAACCTGGATTGTTGCCCCCGCTCCCGCCAAATTTATTTTTTCCGGTAATGAAAAAGAATTGTGGAAAGATGTGCTGAAAGACCTGGGTGGTGAATATGAGTTGATCATTAATGCTCCTCTTGACCCCAGAATGAATTAA